A stretch of Haloprofundus halophilus DNA encodes these proteins:
- the arcD gene encoding arginine/ornithine antiporter ArcD — protein MASLSFEPLAYDDIPEDERPSLGQALVPVVGMLLFLSVGAIWLELDAHMPLLWGIVLTGLVGRFWYGISWQRMYEGVVDGLRMGMQAILILFVIYMLIATWTDAGTIPGLIYYGLELLSPDIFLPVTALLATGVAFAVGSSWTTAGTLGVAFIGIGSGLGVPAPMTAGAVLTGAYTGDKISPLSDTTNLASAVTNTDLYTHIRTMRVGTGIALLISLVLYSYLGLSATGSIPAGRVGEIQSAIVGAYSVNPVVFLPLVVTFGLALYGLPALPSLTAGVFAGALTSMVAQGRLSVEGFIHVWDVAQNGTAPETNVDLVNSLLETGGLIGSSWTITIVVAALALGGLLERTGVLAVLAYHLSKSLHSVAGITTGTAVSAFGMNVLAAEQYMSIVVPGMSLRGIYEEKNLDSRNLSRAVEAAGTTTSALIPWNAGGVYMAGVLGVPTLEYAPYYFLGLISPLILIFMGVTGWRITYQDEETTAGIRGAVESIGDD, from the coding sequence ATGGCATCACTGTCGTTCGAACCGCTGGCGTACGACGACATCCCCGAGGACGAGCGCCCCTCGCTCGGACAGGCGCTCGTCCCGGTCGTCGGCATGCTGCTGTTTCTGAGCGTGGGCGCGATCTGGCTCGAACTCGACGCGCACATGCCGCTTCTGTGGGGAATCGTCCTGACCGGTCTCGTGGGTCGGTTCTGGTACGGAATCTCCTGGCAGCGGATGTACGAGGGCGTCGTCGACGGGCTCAGAATGGGGATGCAGGCGATTCTCATCCTGTTCGTCATCTACATGCTCATCGCGACGTGGACCGACGCCGGGACCATCCCGGGGCTCATCTACTACGGACTCGAACTGCTGTCGCCGGACATCTTCCTGCCGGTGACGGCGCTCTTGGCGACGGGCGTCGCCTTCGCCGTCGGGTCGTCGTGGACGACCGCCGGAACGCTCGGCGTCGCGTTCATCGGCATCGGCTCCGGTCTCGGCGTTCCCGCCCCGATGACCGCCGGTGCGGTGCTGACCGGGGCGTACACCGGCGACAAGATCTCGCCGCTGTCCGACACGACGAACCTCGCGTCGGCGGTGACGAACACCGACCTCTACACCCACATACGGACGATGCGCGTCGGGACGGGTATCGCGCTGCTCATCTCGCTCGTCCTCTACAGCTATCTCGGCCTCTCGGCGACGGGGTCGATTCCCGCCGGGCGCGTCGGCGAGATTCAGAGCGCCATCGTCGGCGCGTACTCGGTGAACCCCGTCGTCTTTCTGCCGCTCGTGGTGACGTTCGGCCTCGCGCTGTACGGCCTGCCGGCGCTTCCCTCGCTGACGGCGGGCGTTTTCGCCGGCGCGCTCACCAGCATGGTCGCGCAGGGACGGCTGAGCGTCGAGGGATTCATCCACGTCTGGGACGTCGCCCAGAACGGGACCGCGCCGGAGACGAACGTCGACCTGGTCAACAGTTTGCTGGAGACGGGTGGCCTCATCGGTTCGTCGTGGACCATCACTATCGTCGTCGCGGCGCTGGCGCTGGGCGGACTACTGGAGCGGACCGGCGTGCTCGCCGTCTTAGCATACCACCTGAGTAAGAGCCTCCACAGCGTCGCGGGCATCACGACCGGGACGGCCGTCTCGGCGTTCGGGATGAACGTCCTCGCCGCCGAGCAGTACATGTCCATCGTCGTCCCCGGCATGAGCCTCCGCGGTATCTACGAGGAGAAGAACCTCGACAGTCGGAACCTCTCGCGCGCCGTCGAAGCGGCCGGGACGACGACGAGCGCGCTCATCCCGTGGAACGCAGGCGGCGTCTACATGGCGGGCGTCCTGGGCGTCCCGACGCTGGAGTACGCGCCGTACTACTTCCTCGGCCTCATCTCACCGCTCATCCTCATCTTCATGGGCGTCACCGGCTGGCGTATCACGTATCAGGACGAGGAGACGACCGCCGGGATTCGAGGCGCGGTCGAGTCCATCGGCGACGACTGA